One part of the Triplophysa dalaica isolate WHDGS20190420 chromosome 25, ASM1584641v1, whole genome shotgun sequence genome encodes these proteins:
- the LOC130415609 gene encoding uncharacterized protein LOC130415609 isoform X1 produces the protein MAQRKCVFDCEGKKSLFRFPKNTELRQQWMQFVFPGQKRSSENVYVCYQHFSDDCFTNKAQFEAGFANRLQLDDGAVPTIKYPVQESELQATTSTSQAMPSIKHTECQTEHRPAVSVEVQANPLKSSVGTQCRFTPLQKTTGTQFSFSKHTGHLRSKGTQTTDLSASMETPQVNTRSHLPTTPLKASKSGHCARPAKRPRMELPEEDEEDISDIPQPHDSTHEPGDSAAEPSEISGMERAIKCNYTDAKYIVFESSLRELFETCPLCKRNCDVQRRRLGTFVSFSQVCKNCQYNRKWQSQPVKGSTPVGNLQMSAAVYFTGGSFLQTKKICRAMNLQIHQYKTFRRHARLFLEPSIHHKWKMDQQAMFQQLQRQGEIPLGGDMRALSPGHADKYGSYTLIHLKSNTILDIQLLKSIEVGGSAHMEKEGLRRGLDLLESNQLHVDYIVTDRNTQVEKYLRERNVKQFYDVWHLEKELSKKLDKLSRNCKLLRKWSQGIKNHIYWSAMSSKEGPKKIAKWKSFLNHIQNIHTHDDPLFPKCAHLERVSRDPSKWFRPGTMVLHKIEKLLLNKRILEDVAKLSHQHQTSVFESFHSVILRFNPKNVVYPFVGMLCRLYLAAMHFNENADREQEGLAVYRIMHPSSRTGQPTAKPVKTEPTFEYISDLMRMLFLEVFDKPDNFVEELRKVSVPSLPISAV, from the exons ATGGCACAAAGGAAGTGTGTTTTTGATTGTGAGGGCAAGAAATCGTTGTTCAGGTTCCCAAAGAACACGGAGTTAAGACAACAATGGATGCAATTTGTTTTCCCCGGCCAGAAACGGAGTTCCGAAAACGTGTATGTTTGCTACCAGCATTTCTCTGACGATTGTTTCACAAACAAGGCCCAATTCGAAGCTGGATTTGCAAATCGTTTACAACTGGATGATGGAGCGGTCCCTACAATAAAGTATCCCGTTCAAGAGTCCGAACTCCAGGCG acCACTTCTACCAGCCAGGCCATGCCGTCAATCAAGCACACTGAGTGTCAAACCGAACATAGACCTGCTGTGTCTGTCGAAGTGCAAGCCAACCCACTGAAGTCGTCTGTAGGCACTCAGTGTAGGTTTACGCCATTGCAAAAGACAACAGGCACACAGTTCTCCTTTTCCAAACATACGGGACACTTACGGAGCAAGG GCACACAGACAACAGATTTAAGTGCTAGTATGGAGACTCCACAAGTTAACACACGGAGTCATCTGCCAACTACACCCTTAAAGGCCTCTAAATCCGGACATTGTGCGAGACCTGCTAAAAGGCCTCGTATGGAATTGCCGGAAGAGGATGAAGAAGATATATCAGATATTCCACAACCTCATGATTCCACACACGAGCCTGGCGACTCTGCTGCAGAGCCTTCTGAAATTAG CGGGATGGAGAGAGCTATAAAGTGTAATTACACTGATGCCAAGTACATTGTGTTTGAAAGCTCTCTAAGAGAGCTTTTCGAAACGTGTCCTTTGTGCAAGCGAAACTGCGATGTCCAGCGACGTCGGCTTGGGACATTTGTGTCATTCAGTCAGGTCTGTAAAAACTGTCAATATAATAGAAAATGGCAGAGCCAGCCTGTGAAAGGAAGTACCCCGGTCggaaacctgcaaatgtcagcGGCGGTTTACTTTACTGGTGGATCATTCCTTCAAACGAAAAAG ATTTGCAGAGCAATGAATCTTCAAATACACCAGTACAAAACATTCAGAAGGCATGCTCGTTTGTTTCTGGAACCATCCATACATCACAAGTGGAAGATGGATCAGCAGGCCATGTTCCAGCAACTACAACGGCAGGGTGAAATTCCATTGGGTGGTGATATGCGTGCCCTTTCTCCag GACATGCTGATAAATATGGCAGCTACACTTTAATCCATCTGAAAAGCAATACAATTTTGGACATTCAACTACTAAAG AGCATCGAAGTGGGAGGCAGTGCACACATGGAGAAGGAGGGACTCAGAAGAGGTCTGGATCTTCTTGAGTCCAACCAGTTGCATGTGGACTACATTGTGACTGATCGCAACACACAAGTGGAGAAGTATCTGAGGGAGAGAAATGTTAAACAGTTCTATGATGTTTGGCACCTCGAGAAGG AACTATCCAAAAAACTGGATAAATTGTCAAGAAACTGCAAGTTGCTGCGAAAGTGGTCACAAGGTATAAAAAATCACATATACTGGTCAGCCATGTCTTCCAAGGAAGGACCCAAGAAGATTGCAAAGTGGAAGAGTTTCCTTAATCACATTCAGAACATCCACACTCATGACGATCCACTATTCCCCAAGTGCGCTCATTTAGAAAGAGTGTCCAGAGACCCAAGTAAATGGTTCAGACCGG gTACAATGGTACTTCATAAAATAGAGAAGCTACTCCTGAACAAAAGAATTCTCGAAGATGTGGCAAAGCTGAGCCACCAACATCAAACTTCAGTTTTTGAGTCATTTCACAGCGTCATTCTGAGATTTAACCCAAAGAATGTTGTTTATCCTTTTGTTGGAATGTTATGCAG GCTTTATCTTGCGGCAATGCATTTCAATGAGAATGCAGATCGCGAACAGGAGGGCTTAGCTGTATACAGGATAATGCATCCTAGTTCAAGGACGGGGCAACCTACAGCCAAGCCAGTTAAAACTGAGCCCACCTTTG AATACATCAGTGACCTGATGAGAATGCTGTTCCTGGAAGTTTTTGACAAACCTGACAACTTTGTTGAGGAGCTACGGAAAGTTTCCGTCCCAAGTTTACCTATCAGTGCAGTCTGA
- the LOC130415609 gene encoding uncharacterized protein LOC130415609 isoform X2: protein MAQRKCVFDCEGKKSLFRFPKNTELRQQWMQFVFPGQKRSSENVYVCYQHFSDDCFTNKAQFEAGFANRLQLDDGAVPTIKYPVQESELQATTSTSQAMPSIKHTECQTEHRPAVSVEVQANPLKSSVGTQCRFTPLQKTTGTQFSFSKHTGHLRSKGTQTTDLSASMETPQVNTRSHLPTTPLKASKSGHCARPAKRPRMELPEEDEEDISDIPQPHDSTHEPGDSAAEPSEISGMERAIKCNYTDAKYIVFESSLRELFETCPLCKRNCDVQRRRLGTFVSFSQVCKNCQYNRKWQSQPVKGSTPVGNLQMSAAVYFTGGSFLQTKKICRAMNLQIHQYKTFRRHARLFLEPSIHHKWKMDQQAMFQQLQRQGEIPLGGDMRALSPGHADKYGSYTLIHLKSNTILDIQLLKSIEVGGSAHMEKEGLRRGLDLLESNQLHVDYIVTDRNTQVEKYLRERNVKQFYDVWHLEKELSKKLDKLSRNCKLLRKWSQGIKNHIYWSAMSSKEGPKKIAKWKSFLNHIQNIHTHDDPLFPKCAHLERVSRDPSKWFRPGVYNGTS, encoded by the exons ATGGCACAAAGGAAGTGTGTTTTTGATTGTGAGGGCAAGAAATCGTTGTTCAGGTTCCCAAAGAACACGGAGTTAAGACAACAATGGATGCAATTTGTTTTCCCCGGCCAGAAACGGAGTTCCGAAAACGTGTATGTTTGCTACCAGCATTTCTCTGACGATTGTTTCACAAACAAGGCCCAATTCGAAGCTGGATTTGCAAATCGTTTACAACTGGATGATGGAGCGGTCCCTACAATAAAGTATCCCGTTCAAGAGTCCGAACTCCAGGCG acCACTTCTACCAGCCAGGCCATGCCGTCAATCAAGCACACTGAGTGTCAAACCGAACATAGACCTGCTGTGTCTGTCGAAGTGCAAGCCAACCCACTGAAGTCGTCTGTAGGCACTCAGTGTAGGTTTACGCCATTGCAAAAGACAACAGGCACACAGTTCTCCTTTTCCAAACATACGGGACACTTACGGAGCAAGG GCACACAGACAACAGATTTAAGTGCTAGTATGGAGACTCCACAAGTTAACACACGGAGTCATCTGCCAACTACACCCTTAAAGGCCTCTAAATCCGGACATTGTGCGAGACCTGCTAAAAGGCCTCGTATGGAATTGCCGGAAGAGGATGAAGAAGATATATCAGATATTCCACAACCTCATGATTCCACACACGAGCCTGGCGACTCTGCTGCAGAGCCTTCTGAAATTAG CGGGATGGAGAGAGCTATAAAGTGTAATTACACTGATGCCAAGTACATTGTGTTTGAAAGCTCTCTAAGAGAGCTTTTCGAAACGTGTCCTTTGTGCAAGCGAAACTGCGATGTCCAGCGACGTCGGCTTGGGACATTTGTGTCATTCAGTCAGGTCTGTAAAAACTGTCAATATAATAGAAAATGGCAGAGCCAGCCTGTGAAAGGAAGTACCCCGGTCggaaacctgcaaatgtcagcGGCGGTTTACTTTACTGGTGGATCATTCCTTCAAACGAAAAAG ATTTGCAGAGCAATGAATCTTCAAATACACCAGTACAAAACATTCAGAAGGCATGCTCGTTTGTTTCTGGAACCATCCATACATCACAAGTGGAAGATGGATCAGCAGGCCATGTTCCAGCAACTACAACGGCAGGGTGAAATTCCATTGGGTGGTGATATGCGTGCCCTTTCTCCag GACATGCTGATAAATATGGCAGCTACACTTTAATCCATCTGAAAAGCAATACAATTTTGGACATTCAACTACTAAAG AGCATCGAAGTGGGAGGCAGTGCACACATGGAGAAGGAGGGACTCAGAAGAGGTCTGGATCTTCTTGAGTCCAACCAGTTGCATGTGGACTACATTGTGACTGATCGCAACACACAAGTGGAGAAGTATCTGAGGGAGAGAAATGTTAAACAGTTCTATGATGTTTGGCACCTCGAGAAGG AACTATCCAAAAAACTGGATAAATTGTCAAGAAACTGCAAGTTGCTGCGAAAGTGGTCACAAGGTATAAAAAATCACATATACTGGTCAGCCATGTCTTCCAAGGAAGGACCCAAGAAGATTGCAAAGTGGAAGAGTTTCCTTAATCACATTCAGAACATCCACACTCATGACGATCCACTATTCCCCAAGTGCGCTCATTTAGAAAGAGTGTCCAGAGACCCAAGTAAATGGTTCAGACCGGGTGT gTACAATGGTACTTCATAA
- the cks1b gene encoding cyclin-dependent kinases regulatory subunit 1 produces MSHKQIFYSDKYDDDKFEYRHVMLPKDIAKKVPKTHLMSETEWRNLGVQQSQGWVHYMIHQPEPHILLFRRPLPSA; encoded by the exons ATGTCTCACAAGCAGATTTTCTACTCTGACAAATACGATGACGACAAATTTGAATACAG GCATGTCATGCTGCCTAAGGATATCGCTAAAAAAGTTCCCAAAACCCATCTAATGTCAGAGACAGAATGGAGGAACCTGGGTGTTCAGCAAAGTCAAGGATGGGTTCACTACATGATCCATCAGCCCG AACCTCACATCCTGCTGTTCCGGCGTCCTCTGCCTTCGGCCTAG
- the znf687b gene encoding zinc finger protein 687b — protein MGDMKTPDFDDLLAAFDIPDIDAKEAIQSAPDEVEGHQGTGAGPLIKSGDGSVGGSSSLRSPSPSTDSQSDPSIVSVIVKNRVRPEPFDGSDSSEPEPLNHNGFVSSGGAVHMSQARCQPNGDQWPICSSKMIPETTGPVHGSSSTSKQSTNIFNKLKPLMAQGAGDSVGRARKMQLLQQQHMQQDINLEAADKAKAPAAPSAAASPFFPPPKPLLSTPSTASSSSPSSSSPSVGSRVSGAVASSPLATSLTEPFNGTPRLGSSGFRHEDSDDEDSDPDSGGSLVIHESPDSPNPPKLSRRLRSPPESSQSPSLPSSTSISSSAYPKQGDIPLASPASPQAQQNWLSIPAQTGTGKSLPQEERNPEHVIEERDSPESPEPEIPKSTMPTSAVTKRSCSPAVASSPAPREPKEEEEEMEVDKASTENGQDVNNTDGKDSDKRDGEKTEVDRESNNAQSLPEDTISTPNSSGKAVAGGNAPSRPLKVRIKTIKTSTGGITRTVTRVAGKGGANAGKGTDAIKAQTGSRAGPAKGARKNDGTASQVVKTLPVTTLEASSAMLAAASKVQNKMSVQSDKTKVSATAVSITKAANLPITPAIGGISVRPTVAKTNGGTANVHVPCKPASIVNSTGAVISRSQSSLVEAFNKILNSKNLLPSYRPDLSTPLPTEWGLPMPTTGYRCLECGDAFALERSLARHYDRRSLRIEVTCNHCAKRLAFFNKCSLLLHAREHKERGLVMQCSHLVMRPVTVEQMIGQQDTTPIGVLSPSLSSTPLPSTNTPTGATPVPSTSSPLKDSPSPGTTLTQPNPARRGPQSPQALMPLPCKKGEALQYNNFKCPECQAQFTSKAELVTHFQQIRATPNSTCMLCSPPMMLPNWCSVSAHQRIHKHRAPHVCPECGGTGRQATFQTHLEEACLHFARRIGYRCSSCQVVFGGLNSIKSHIQTAHCEVFHKCPNCPMAFKSAQSAQSHITSQHPTLTAAQAKMIYKCVMCDTVFTQKPLLYMHFDTHLAKQKVHVFKCPDCTKLYAQKGSMMEHIKTVHRGLSAKSETPPTTSSPAPVSNTASKPKSTENNTEELSQAHGEDEEDGQEEEEREQEGDGRDEEDEEEENDEEDQPSSPESGSMEWKCRDCKKRFVESEDYIEHMKDDHGKLIKKFPCRLCERSFSSANSLRRHVRVIHEGVKRVFNCPHCSEGKRTFSSRLILEKHIRVRHGIKTRQPSERQSGPNTRKRSAPGDGAGSSSDLDNEGGAPPGGGGADPDDAAGDDSSGPAKRTRASENRPVEQEEDDGTFRCTPCGFTTQDWDEFQRHIPVHCDAESAPKQCMQCGACFASAGSLSRHKFITHRLRQGQHDSRGGNASPGQSSQDGSPSSPKAGEEGEGGASCRVCSRRFDKASDLNTHFRTHGMAFITAHRTDKP, from the exons ATGGGGGACATGAAAACCCCCGATTTCGATGACCTGTTGGCAGCGTTTGATATTCCTGACATCGATGCCAAGGAGGCTATCCAATCTGCGCCGGATGAGGTCGAGGGGCATCAAGGAACAGGCGCAGGGCCACTCATAAAATCCGGTGACGGTTCGGTTGGAGGAAGTTCATCCCTCAGGTCTCCAAGCCCATCCACGGATTCTCAGAGCGATCCTTCGATTGTCAGTGTGATTGTGAAGAACCGGGTTCGGCCTGAGCCCTTCGATGGCAGTGACAGCTCGGAGCCAGAACCTCTCAACCATAATGGTTTTGTGTCATCGGGTGGGGCAGTACATATGTCTCAGGCTCGGTGCCAGCCTAATGGGGACCAGTGGCCTATATGCAGCTCCAAGATGATTCCAGAGACCACAGGACCTGTCCATGGGTCATCCAGCACCTCTAAACAGAGTACCAACATCTTCAATAAACTGAAGCCCCTGATGGCACAAGGAGCTGGAGACTCGGTTGGAAGAGCTCGAAAAATGCAGCTTCTGCAACAGCAACATATGCAGCAGGATATTAACTTAGAAGCTGCGGACAAGGCAAAAGCTCCTGCTGCTCCGAGCGCGGCAGCATCTCCGTTCTTTCCCCCTCCTAAGCCACTTCTTTCTACTCCCTCCACAGCTTCATCTTCCTCGCCATCATCATCCTCTCCCTCCGTCGGTTCCCGTGTTTCTGGAGCTGTGGCATCTTCACCGCTTGCTACATCTCTAACAGAACCGTTTAACGGTACCCCACGTCTCGGTTCGTCAGGGTTTAGACACGAAGATTCAGATGATGAGGATTCAGACCCTGATTCAGGAGGATCTCTTGTCATCCATGAAAGTCCAGACTCTCCCAATCCTCCAAAACTGTCACGCCGCTTGAGGTCTCCACCTGAAAGTTCACAGTCTCCTTCGCTCCCCTCATCAACATCCATATCGTCCAGCGCTTACCCCAAACAAGGTGACATCCCCCTTGCGTCTCCTGCCTCACCCCAGGCTCAGCAGAACTGGCTTTCCATACCTGCGCAGACAGGAACCGGAAAGAGTTTACCACAAGAGGAACGAAATCCAGAACATGTGATCGAGGAACGAGACTCACCAGAGAGCCCCGAGCCTGAGATCCCCAAGTCCACCATGCCAACATCAGCGGTTACCAAGAGATCTTGCAGCCCAGCGGTGGCTTCATCACCAGCTCCTCGAGAACCcaaagaggaagaagaagagatGGAAGTAGACAAGGCGTCAACAGAAAACGGACAGGATGTAAATAACACGGATGGGAAGGACAGTGACAAAAGGGATGGAGAGAAAACGGAGGTAGATAGAGAGAGCAACAATGCACAGTCTCTTCCAGAAGACACCATCTCAACACCCAACAGTAGTGGCAAAGCTGTAGCGGGTGGCAACGCCCCCTCAAGGCCTCTTAAAGTCCGGATTAAGACCATTAAAACATCAACGGGAGGCATCACCCGCACGGTCACCAGAGTGGCTGGGAAGGGAGGTGCCAATGCAGGAAAAGGCACGGATGCAATAAAAGCTCAAACAGGCAGTCGAGCCGGCCCGGCCAAAGGAGCCCGAAAAAACGATGGCACGGCCAGTCAAGTTGTTAAAACTCTACCAGTAACCACTCTTGAAGCCAGTAGTGCCATGCTCGCTGCAGCCAGCAAAGTTCAAAACAAAATGTCCGTGCAATCCGATAAAACAAAGGTCTCCGCCACGGCAGTCAGCATCACAAAAGCCGCCAATCTACCGATCACGCCGGCTATCGGTGGAATAAGCGTGCGCCCCACGGTTGCCAAAACTAATGGTGGCACGGCTAACGTTCATGTACCTTGTAAACCGGCCTCAATCGTCAACAGCACTGGTGCTGTTATCTCCCGCAGTCAGTCTAGCCTGGTTGAAGCTTTCAACAAGATCCTCAATAGCAAGAACCTGCTTCCTAGCTACCGCCCAGACCTTTCTACTCCGCTACCAACTGAATGGGGTCTTCCTATGCCCACTACTGGCTACCGCTGCCTGGAATGCGGCGATGCTTTCGCTCTGGAACGAAGCCTGGCGCGACACTACGATCGGCGCTCTTTGAGAATAGAAGTGACGTGCAATCACTGCGCAAAACGCCTGGCGTTCTTCAATAAATGCAGTCTGCTGTTACACGCTCGGGAGCACAAGGAAAGAGGCCTGGTCATGCAGTGCTCACATCTGGTGATGAGACCTGTTACAGTCGAACAGATGATCGGCCAACAAGACACTACTCCTATAG GTGTgctctctccctcgctctcttCTACACCTCTGCCATCCACCAATACTCCGACAGGAGCAACCCCAGTACCGTCCACTTCAAGTCCACTAAAGGACTCTCCATCTCCAGGCACGACTTTAACCCAGCCCAACCCTGCACGCCGCGGGCCACAGAGTCCCCAGGCCCTAATGCCCCTACCCTGCAAGAAAGGCGAAGCCCTGCAGTACAACAACTTCAAGTGTCCTGAATGTCAAGCTCAGTTTACAAGCAAAGCTGAATTAGTGACTCATTTTCAACAAATCAGAGCTACTCCTAACTCG ACGTGTATGCTTTGCTCTCCTCCTATGATGCTGCCTAACTGGTGCAGTGTGTCGGCCCATCAGCGCATCCATAAGCATCGTGCTCCTCACGTGTGTCCGGAGTGTGGTGGTACCGGGCGCCAGGCTACCTTTCAAACCCATCTGGAAGAGGCCTGTCTGCATTTTGCCCGCCGCATCGGTTACAG GTGTTCCAGTTGTCAGGTTGTGTTCGGAGGTTTGAATTCTATCAAGTCCCACATTCAGACTGCACATTGTGAGGTGTTCCACAAGTGCCCCAATTGCCCGATGGCCTTCAAATCTGCCCAGAGCGCCCAGAGCCACATCACTTCCCAGCATCCCACCCTCACAGCTGCACAGGCCAA GATGATCTACAAGTGTGTCATGTGCGACACTGTGTTTACCCAGAAGCCTTTGCTCTACATGCATTTTGACACTCACCTGGCAAAACAAAAGGTGCACGTGTTCAAGTGTCCCGATTGCACCAAACTCTACGCCCAGAAAGGCTCCATGATGGAACACATCAAG ACTGTTCACAGAGGCCTGTCAGCCAAATCAGAGACCCCGCCCACCACCTCATCTCCTGCCCCCGTCAGCAACACTGCCTCGAAACCTAAATCAACAGAAAACAATACTGAAGAATTGAGCCAAGCACATGGAGAGGATGAAGAAGATGGGcaagaggaagaggagagagagcagGAAGGGGATGGAAGGGATGAGGAGGACGAAGAGGAGGAGAATGATGAAGAAGATCAACCCAGTTCTCCAGAGAGCGGGAGCATGGAGTGGAAGTGCAGGGACTGTAAGAAACGCTTCGTAGAAAGTGAAGATTACATTGAGCACATGAAGGACGATCATGGGAAG TTAATAAAGAAGTTCCCGTGCAGACTGTGTGAACGTTCGTTCAGTTCGGCCAACAGTTTGCGTCGACATGTCCGTGTAATACACGAAGGTGTAAAGAGAGTCTTCAACTGCCC GCACTGCTCAGAGGGCAAGCGAACATTCAGCAGTCGGCTAATTTTGGAAAAACATATTCGCGTCAGACACGGGATCAAAACCCGACAGCCATCAGAGCGACAG AGTGGTCCAAACACCAGGAAGCGTTCAGCTCCAGGAGATGGGGCGGGCAGTTCTTCTGATCTTGACAATGAGGGCGGAGCTCCACCCGGAGGAGGAGGGGCCGACCCAGATGATGCTGCGGGAGATGACTCCTCTGGCCCTGCGAAAAGAACTCGAGCATCCGAGAATCGACCGGTCGAGCAGGAGGAGGATGACGGCACATTCCGCTGCACACCCTGCGGCTTTACCACCCAGGACTGGGATGAATTTCAGCGTCACATTCCCGTCCATTGTGATGCAGAAAGCGCGCCTAAGCAGTGCATGCAGTGTGGAGCATGCTTCGCCTCGGCCGGATCCCTCAGCCGCCATAAATTCATCACACACCGCTTACGTCAAGGTCAGCATGACAGTCGTGGCGGAAACGCGTCGCCCGGGCAGTCATCGCAGGATGGCTCGCCCTCTTCGCCTAAAGCAGGAGAGGAGGGGGAAGGAGGGGCAAGCTGCAGAGTGTGCAGCCGACGTTTTGACAAAGCATCAGACCTCAACACGCACTTCCGCACGCACGGAATGGCTTTCATCACGGCGCATAGGACCGATAAGCCCTAG
- the aqp10b gene encoding aquaporin-10b, with the protein MDRLLKKCRIKSSLVRECLAEFFGVYIIILFGCGSVAQVTTSQNTKGDYLSINLGFALGTVFGIYVSKGVSGAHLNPAVSLSLCFLGRFSWTQLPFYVFSQLSGAVLAAATVALQYHDAIMHFSGGQLTVDGVTGTAGIFSTYPADYLSLWGGVVDQIIGTASLLVCVLALGDPHNTPAPPGLEPVLVGAVVMAIGVSMGSNCGYAINPARDFGPRLFSYIAGWGNDVFRAGHGWWWVPLVATCIGGLLGSLLYEFFIGAHHPNTDLTDTEHQTTTQTLEMGGTELDIDTVKTSKMEDPSM; encoded by the exons ATGGATCGCCTGCTGAAGAAATGTCGGATCAAGAGCAGTTTGGTCAGAGAGTGTCTGGCTGAGTTTTTTGGAGTCTACATCATAATA CTCTTTGGCTGTGGATCAGTTGCCCAGGTGACAACCTCTCAAAACACTAAGGGCGATTACCTGTCAATCAATCTCGGATTTGCATTGGGCACCGTCTTCGGGATCTATGTGTCAAAAGGGGTGTCAG GAGCTCACCTGAACCCAGCTGTGTCCCTCAGCCTGTGTTTCCTGGGCAGATTCTCCTGGACACAACTTCCATTTTATGTGTTCTCGCAACTTTCAGGTGCCGTTCTGGCTGCGGCGACGGTTGCTCTTCAGTACCACG ATGCTATAATGCATTTCAGTGGAGGACAACTAACAGTAGATGGTGTTACGGGTACGGCAGGCATCTTCTCAACCTACCCCGCAGATTACCTGAGTCTGTGGGGGGGAGTGGTGGACCAG ATAATAGGTACAGCGTCTCTTCTGGTGTGCGTTCTTGCATTGGGAGATCCTCACAACACACCAGCACCACCCGGTCTGGAGCCTGTCCTGGTTGGAGCAGTTGTCATGGCGATTGGTGTCTCCATGGGGTCTAACTGTGGATATGCCATCAACCCAGCACGAGACTTCGGGCCAAGGCTCTTTTCTTATATTGCCGGCTGGGGAAACGATGTTTTCAG GGCTGGACACGGGTGGTGGTGGGTTCCGTTGGTGGCGACATGTATAGGTGGTCTTCTTGGCTCGTTGCTTTATGAGTTTTTTATTGGAGCACATCATCCAAATACAGACCTCACAGATACTGAACaccaaacaacaacacaaactctAGAGATGGGAGGAACAGAACTGGACATTGACACTGTTAAAACCAGCAAGATGGAAGATCCTTCGATGTGA
- the hax1 gene encoding HCLS1-associated protein X-1 isoform X2, with translation MSVFDLFRGFFGVPGGYYRGDERRSHQDPLDDLFRFGFSFGPGGMRFQEPRGFGQIFKEMEEIFAGQDGFGHWSVPSIEAPPPLDGPVKGGHGGGSGNSLRDFMLKSPQSSPRSPSRTPPSATPKEGNSTSPQGPNDPFPKLRPFSKFHDLWKAGLVGPKEGERKEDGDLDSRVSSGGLDQILTPAPSQPKIRSFYKSVSVSKVVRPDGTVEERRTVRDSEGNEETTVSITGGPGVENQTGPLTPGDSRSSTDMQDDFSMFSKFFRGF, from the exons ATGAGCGTGTTTGACCTCTTTCGTGGGTTTTTTGGGGTCCCTGGTGGTTATTATCGTGGAGATGAGCGGAG ATCCCATCAGGACCCATTAGATGATCTCTTTAGATTTGGTTTCAGTTTTGGTCCTGGCGGGATGCGCTTTCAGGAACCTAGAGGGTTCGGCCAGATCTTCAAGGAGATGGAGGAGATCTTTGCTGGTCAAGATGGGTTTGGACACTGGA GTGTCCCATCGATAGAAGCTCCGCCTCCTCTGGATGGTCCTGTAAAAGGCGGACATGGAGGGGGAAGCGGAAACTCGCTCAGGGATTTCATGTTGAAGTCTCCTCAGAGTTCACCCCGCAGCCCATCCCGCACTCCCCCCTCTGCAACACCCAAAGAAGGGAATTCCACATCTCCACAGGGTCCCAATGACCCCTTTCCTAAACTGAGACCCTTCTCAAAG tttcatGACCTTTGGAAAGCTGGTCTGGTAGGACCAAAGgaaggagagagaaaagaggATGGAG ATCTTGACTCACGGGTGTCATCAGGTGGACTGGATCAGATCTTAACTCCAGCACCTTCACAGCCAAAAATTAGGTCATTTTATAAATCTGTCAGCGTTTCCAAGGTGGTCCGACCAGATGGC aCTGTTGAAGAACGGCGAACGGTGAGAGACAGTGAAGGGAATGAAGAGACTACAGTGAGCATCACAGGAGGTCCAGGTGTTGAAAATCAAACTGGTCCTCTCACGCCAG GTGATTCTAGATCTTCTACGGACATGCAAGATGATTTctcaatgttttcaaagttcTTTAGAGGCTTTTGA
- the hax1 gene encoding HCLS1-associated protein X-1 isoform X1 translates to MSVFDLFRGFFGVPGGYYRGDERRDPFFGGIVNEDDDDEDEEDDNGFHYDDFNRSHQDPLDDLFRFGFSFGPGGMRFQEPRGFGQIFKEMEEIFAGQDGFGHWSVPSIEAPPPLDGPVKGGHGGGSGNSLRDFMLKSPQSSPRSPSRTPPSATPKEGNSTSPQGPNDPFPKLRPFSKFHDLWKAGLVGPKEGERKEDGDLDSRVSSGGLDQILTPAPSQPKIRSFYKSVSVSKVVRPDGTVEERRTVRDSEGNEETTVSITGGPGVENQTGPLTPGDSRSSTDMQDDFSMFSKFFRGF, encoded by the exons ATGAGCGTGTTTGACCTCTTTCGTGGGTTTTTTGGGGTCCCTGGTGGTTATTATCGTGGAGATGAGCGGAG GGACCCGTTCTTTGGTGGTATTGtgaatgaagatgatgatgatgaagatgaagaggatGACAATGGATTTCACTATGATGACTTTAACAGATCCCATCAGGACCCATTAGATGATCTCTTTAGATTTGGTTTCAGTTTTGGTCCTGGCGGGATGCGCTTTCAGGAACCTAGAGGGTTCGGCCAGATCTTCAAGGAGATGGAGGAGATCTTTGCTGGTCAAGATGGGTTTGGACACTGGA GTGTCCCATCGATAGAAGCTCCGCCTCCTCTGGATGGTCCTGTAAAAGGCGGACATGGAGGGGGAAGCGGAAACTCGCTCAGGGATTTCATGTTGAAGTCTCCTCAGAGTTCACCCCGCAGCCCATCCCGCACTCCCCCCTCTGCAACACCCAAAGAAGGGAATTCCACATCTCCACAGGGTCCCAATGACCCCTTTCCTAAACTGAGACCCTTCTCAAAG tttcatGACCTTTGGAAAGCTGGTCTGGTAGGACCAAAGgaaggagagagaaaagaggATGGAG ATCTTGACTCACGGGTGTCATCAGGTGGACTGGATCAGATCTTAACTCCAGCACCTTCACAGCCAAAAATTAGGTCATTTTATAAATCTGTCAGCGTTTCCAAGGTGGTCCGACCAGATGGC aCTGTTGAAGAACGGCGAACGGTGAGAGACAGTGAAGGGAATGAAGAGACTACAGTGAGCATCACAGGAGGTCCAGGTGTTGAAAATCAAACTGGTCCTCTCACGCCAG GTGATTCTAGATCTTCTACGGACATGCAAGATGATTTctcaatgttttcaaagttcTTTAGAGGCTTTTGA